A genomic region of Leptolyngbya sp. NIES-2104 contains the following coding sequences:
- the psbA gene encoding photosystem II q(b) protein: protein MTTTLQRRESGNVWERFCNWVTSTDNRVYVGWFGVLMIPTLLSATICYIIAFIAAPPVDIDGIREPVAGSLMFGNNIISGAVVPSSNAIGLHFYPIWEAASLDEWLYNGGPYQLVVFHFLIGVFAYLGRQWELSYRLGMRPWICVAYSAPVSAATAVFLIYPIGQGSFSDGMPLGISGTFNFMIVFQAEHNILMHPFHMLGVAGVFGGSLFSAMHGSLVTSSLVRETTESESQNYGYKFGQEEETYNIVAAHGYFGRLIFQYASFNNSRALHFFLGAWPVVCIWFTALGVSTMAFNLNGFNFNQSILDSQGRVVNTWSDMINRANLGMEVMHERNAHNFPLDLAVGDQTPVAVQAPAING, encoded by the coding sequence ATGACCACAACCTTACAACGTCGCGAAAGCGGCAATGTGTGGGAGCGTTTCTGCAACTGGGTCACTTCAACCGACAACCGGGTCTATGTAGGCTGGTTCGGCGTGTTGATGATTCCCACCTTGCTCTCCGCGACCATCTGCTACATCATCGCCTTCATCGCTGCTCCTCCTGTGGACATCGACGGCATCCGTGAACCCGTTGCAGGTTCCTTGATGTTCGGTAACAACATCATCTCTGGTGCGGTTGTTCCTTCTTCTAATGCGATCGGTCTGCACTTCTACCCGATCTGGGAAGCAGCATCACTCGACGAGTGGCTGTACAACGGTGGACCTTACCAACTCGTGGTATTCCACTTCTTGATCGGCGTATTTGCTTACCTCGGTCGTCAGTGGGAACTCTCCTACCGCTTGGGAATGCGTCCTTGGATCTGTGTTGCTTACAGCGCTCCGGTGTCTGCTGCAACCGCAGTGTTCTTGATCTACCCGATCGGACAAGGATCGTTCTCCGACGGTATGCCCCTCGGCATCTCTGGAACCTTCAACTTCATGATCGTGTTCCAAGCAGAGCACAACATCTTGATGCACCCGTTCCACATGCTCGGCGTAGCTGGCGTGTTCGGTGGATCGCTCTTCTCGGCAATGCACGGTTCGTTGGTGACTTCTTCCTTGGTGCGTGAAACCACCGAATCTGAGTCGCAAAACTACGGCTACAAGTTCGGACAAGAAGAAGAAACCTACAACATCGTTGCGGCACACGGCTACTTCGGTCGGTTGATCTTCCAATACGCATCGTTCAACAACTCTCGCGCATTGCACTTCTTCTTGGGTGCATGGCCCGTTGTTTGCATCTGGTTCACCGCATTGGGTGTGAGCACGATGGCATTCAACCTGAACGGATTCAACTTCAACCAGTCGATCTTGGATTCTCAAGGTCGCGTGGTGAATACTTGGTCAGACATGATCAACCGTGCGAACCTGGGTATGGAAGTGATGCACGAGCGCAACGCTCACAACTTCCCGCTTGACTTGGCTGTGGGTGATCAAACACCTGTTGCAGTTCAAGCACCTGCCATCAACGGCTAA
- a CDS encoding flavodoxin family protein, whose product MTKVSIVYFSGQGHTHLMAEAVAAGTNRVEGATAELIRITGDQIVEGRYQNQEVLDKLSGSDAIVFGSPTYMGGVAAQFKAFIDAASSVWFVQGWKDKVAGGFTHSGSYSGDKQGTLLYLAINAAQHSMVWIGNAEPNNGSVNRLGSYLGVMGQTTPDMSGAPATLDPGDQKTAELYGERIAIAAQRWKKA is encoded by the coding sequence ATGACAAAAGTATCGATCGTCTATTTTTCCGGGCAAGGTCACACTCACTTGATGGCAGAGGCAGTTGCCGCAGGAACTAACCGAGTCGAAGGAGCTACCGCAGAACTGATCCGAATTACCGGAGATCAAATCGTAGAAGGGCGGTATCAGAATCAAGAGGTGTTAGACAAACTCAGTGGGTCAGATGCGATCGTCTTTGGTTCTCCGACTTATATGGGGGGTGTCGCGGCTCAGTTCAAAGCATTTATCGATGCGGCAAGCTCGGTCTGGTTCGTTCAAGGCTGGAAAGATAAGGTCGCTGGCGGATTCACGCACTCTGGAAGTTACAGCGGTGATAAGCAAGGGACATTACTGTATTTGGCAATCAATGCCGCTCAGCACAGTATGGTCTGGATTGGAAACGCAGAACCGAATAATGGATCAGTGAATCGGTTGGGATCATATTTAGGCGTGATGGGGCAGACGACTCCTGATATGAGTGGCGCACCTGCAACGCTTGATCCAGGCGATCAGAAAACTGCGGAACTGTATGGAGAAAGAATTGCGATCGCGGCTCAACGTTGGAAAAAGGCTTAA
- a CDS encoding HNH endonuclease: MSNTYISAELRRLVITRAERLCEYCLLHEDDVYFGCQVYHVISEKHGGLTDADNLALACTTCNRNKGSDVGSIVLPLNSGVFSRFFNPRIDLWREHFRLDDADGIRIVALSSIGEVTARILKFNDTERLLERQTLREINRYPTREALSRLR; encoded by the coding sequence TTGAGTAATACTTACATCAGTGCAGAACTTCGTCGATTGGTGATTACAAGAGCAGAGAGACTATGTGAATACTGTCTGCTCCACGAGGACGATGTGTATTTCGGCTGCCAAGTCTATCACGTTATCAGCGAAAAGCATGGCGGTTTAACAGATGCAGATAACTTGGCTTTAGCTTGTACGACTTGTAACCGTAATAAGGGAAGCGATGTAGGCTCGATCGTACTGCCGCTAAACAGTGGAGTTTTCAGCCGCTTTTTCAACCCTCGAATCGATTTATGGCGAGAGCATTTTAGGTTAGACGATGCCGACGGAATTCGTATTGTCGCTTTGAGCAGTATTGGTGAAGTTACAGCAAGAATTCTTAAATTTAATGATACTGAGCGGTTATTAGAGCGGCAAACTTTGCGAGAGATTAACCGATATCCAACAAGAGAAGCGCTAAGCCGCCTTCGTTAA
- the fba gene encoding class II fructose-bisphosphate aldolase (catalyzes the reversible aldol condensation of dihydroxyacetonephosphate and glyceraldehyde 3-phosphate in the Calvin cycle, glycolysis, and/or gluconeogenesis) — MALVPMRLLLDHAAENGYGIPAFNVNNMEQIQSIMFAANETNSPVILQASRGARNYAGENFLRHLILAAAETYPHIPISMHQDHGNEPATCYTALKNGFTSVMMDGSLEADAKTPASYEYNVAVTAEVVKVAHAIGASVEGELGCLGSLETGKGEAEDGHGFEGELDHSMLLTDPDEAVDFVERTQVDALAVAIGTSHGAYKFTRKPTGEILAISRIEEIHRRLPNTHLVMHGSSSVPEDLIAIINQYGGAIPETYGVPVEEIQKGIKSGVRKINIDTDNRLAITAAVREALQANPKEFDPRHFLKPSIKYMQKVCADRYNQFGAAGQASSIKQDSMELFAVKYKKGELNAVTNKTAAAV, encoded by the coding sequence ATGGCGCTTGTCCCGATGCGGCTATTGCTGGATCACGCGGCTGAAAACGGTTACGGCATCCCTGCATTCAACGTCAACAACATGGAACAGATCCAATCGATCATGTTCGCAGCGAATGAAACCAACAGCCCAGTTATTCTGCAAGCTTCCCGTGGCGCTCGCAACTACGCGGGTGAAAACTTCCTTCGCCACTTGATCTTGGCGGCAGCGGAAACCTACCCGCATATTCCGATTTCCATGCACCAAGACCACGGTAACGAGCCTGCAACCTGCTACACAGCATTGAAGAACGGCTTCACCAGCGTCATGATGGACGGTTCACTCGAAGCGGATGCCAAAACTCCCGCCAGCTACGAATACAACGTCGCTGTCACCGCTGAAGTGGTGAAAGTGGCTCATGCGATCGGGGCTTCAGTTGAAGGTGAGTTGGGCTGTCTTGGATCGCTCGAAACCGGAAAAGGCGAAGCGGAAGACGGACACGGCTTTGAAGGTGAATTGGATCACTCGATGCTGTTGACCGATCCGGACGAAGCAGTTGATTTCGTTGAGCGGACTCAAGTCGATGCGCTGGCAGTTGCGATCGGTACCAGCCACGGTGCGTACAAGTTCACCCGCAAACCGACCGGAGAAATTCTCGCGATCAGCCGCATCGAAGAGATTCACCGTCGTCTGCCGAACACGCACTTGGTGATGCACGGATCGTCTTCGGTGCCTGAAGATTTGATCGCGATCATCAACCAATACGGCGGTGCGATTCCTGAAACCTACGGTGTTCCGGTTGAAGAAATCCAAAAAGGAATCAAATCGGGCGTTCGTAAGATCAATATCGACACTGATAACCGTTTGGCAATCACCGCAGCGGTTCGGGAAGCACTGCAAGCGAATCCGAAAGAATTCGATCCGCGCCACTTCCTGAAGCCGTCGATCAAGTACATGCAAAAAGTGTGTGCCGATCGCTATAACCAATTCGGTGCAGCCGGACAAGCAAGCTCGATCAAGCAAGATTCGATGGAACTCTTCGCGGTCAAGTACAAGAAAGGCGAATTGAATGCTGTGACCAACAAAACGGCAGCAGCAGTGTAA
- a CDS encoding lytic transglycosylase domain-containing protein yields MSLNLHAKRAFARFYLPEITSTIVLTIGLSSCAVTANPGRLSANPVPISFDQPFNEIEPEVILIRQAIIGQESGANFRAINPHSGALGYAQIMPENLPRWSKEALGYVVSKRDFLARPDLQIAIVDFKLNQYWQRSIVASNGNVAIAIQRVASWWYSGKPEKYTNTATQYYNGHRYPSIASYSKSVLRRYQAIWDSQNAIQPGEMQRDRGV; encoded by the coding sequence ATGAGTTTGAATTTACACGCGAAACGGGCTTTCGCTCGATTTTATTTGCCTGAAATAACGAGCACGATCGTATTAACAATTGGACTCTCTAGTTGTGCAGTAACGGCGAATCCAGGAAGACTGTCGGCAAATCCGGTGCCAATTTCGTTTGATCAGCCGTTCAACGAAATTGAACCTGAGGTGATCTTAATTCGGCAGGCAATTATTGGTCAGGAAAGCGGCGCAAATTTTAGAGCAATTAATCCCCACTCTGGCGCTTTAGGTTACGCACAGATCATGCCGGAAAATTTACCGAGATGGTCGAAAGAAGCGCTGGGTTATGTGGTTTCAAAGCGGGATTTCTTAGCGCGTCCAGATTTGCAAATTGCGATCGTTGATTTCAAATTGAATCAATACTGGCAGCGCTCGATCGTTGCAAGTAATGGCAATGTGGCGATCGCGATTCAGCGAGTTGCATCCTGGTGGTACAGCGGCAAACCGGAGAAATATACGAATACTGCAACACAGTATTACAACGGGCATCGCTACCCGAGTATTGCATCTTACAGCAAATCGGTGTTGCGCCGATATCAGGCAATTTGGGATTCGCAGAACGCGATTCAACCAGGGGAAATGCAGCGCGATCGTGGTGTGTGA
- a CDS encoding CHASE2 domain-containing protein, which translates to MMQPLKQHQGLWKTVSTKLRRTAKIWLPATVVAGCVVGLRSMGLLQTWELSTLDSFFRTRPTEAVDDRIVIVGVREEDLQKYGWPFRDRTLAQLLQKIQTTQPRAIGLDIYRDVPVLNGHDELVQAFRTMPNLIGIQQMPDDPDWQGVAPPPELDRLGQVGFNNVVYDSDRKIRRALLYWFDEHRQKHRSFSMKLALLYLKEKGIQEEGAKHDRKQLQLGSAVFQRFRGSDGVYVNADAGGYQILSNFRGGAGHFRTVSMQDVMSGKVSTAQLRDRIVLIGSLAPSLKDYSATPFTGSINHPPEHVAGVEIQANFISDILSAVLDNRTQLKSWNESIDCLWILAWALIGTGVSWRLRLPQRNLVAVFALGSGLVGICYGLFLAGWIVPLIPAAIALLASSTAVIAAIAHSEEELKRSKEFLYRVINSIPDPVFVKDSQHRWIVLNEAYSKLLGKPIEEIIEKSDHEVFPEHEADVFWQQDDLVLRYESEREHEEEFTDTNGTTYKIATKRSLHKDAAGNLFLVGVIRDITQRKTIEEKLRQTAEELSQSNAELRLSQDRLNYIANHDALTGLPNRILLYERISEVLITAKASHQIFALMFLDLDGFKQINDTLGHAIGDLLLQAVAKRLTGCLRTSDIVARLGGDEFVVLLPIIPDTNNVTQVARKILSTLSQAFAISGETLSVTTSIGIALFPEHGNQLESLMERADEAMYHAKKTGKNRFAFADQIPVEHLEILPDR; encoded by the coding sequence ATGATGCAACCATTGAAACAACATCAGGGATTGTGGAAAACCGTTTCAACCAAGCTCCGACGCACTGCCAAAATCTGGCTACCTGCAACTGTAGTCGCAGGCTGTGTCGTCGGATTGCGATCGATGGGACTGCTGCAAACGTGGGAACTGAGTACGCTTGATAGCTTTTTCCGGACGCGCCCAACCGAAGCGGTAGACGATCGCATTGTGATTGTAGGTGTTCGAGAAGAAGATTTGCAAAAATACGGATGGCCCTTTCGCGATCGTACTTTGGCGCAGTTGCTCCAGAAGATTCAGACCACACAACCACGGGCGATCGGTTTAGATATCTATCGCGATGTCCCCGTGCTGAATGGACACGATGAACTGGTGCAGGCGTTTAGAACGATGCCGAACCTGATCGGAATTCAGCAAATGCCTGATGATCCAGATTGGCAAGGAGTCGCGCCACCTCCAGAGCTAGATCGCCTGGGACAGGTGGGATTTAACAATGTGGTGTATGACAGCGATCGTAAAATTCGACGAGCGTTGCTGTACTGGTTTGATGAACACAGACAAAAACACCGCAGTTTTTCAATGAAATTAGCGCTGCTGTATCTCAAAGAAAAAGGCATTCAAGAAGAAGGGGCAAAGCACGATCGCAAACAGCTACAACTGGGGAGCGCTGTATTTCAACGATTTCGCGGCAGTGATGGCGTTTATGTGAATGCGGACGCAGGCGGCTATCAGATTTTGTCGAATTTTCGGGGCGGAGCGGGGCATTTCCGCACCGTTTCGATGCAGGATGTAATGAGTGGAAAGGTTTCGACCGCTCAACTGCGCGATCGCATTGTTCTGATCGGTTCACTGGCTCCAAGCTTGAAAGATTATTCTGCGACTCCGTTCACTGGCAGTATTAATCATCCGCCTGAACACGTTGCGGGGGTTGAAATTCAGGCGAATTTTATCAGCGATATTTTGAGTGCTGTACTGGACAATCGGACGCAGCTTAAATCTTGGAATGAGTCGATCGACTGTCTTTGGATTTTGGCATGGGCACTCATTGGAACGGGTGTGAGTTGGCGACTTCGACTGCCTCAACGAAATCTAGTTGCGGTGTTTGCGTTGGGAAGTGGATTGGTTGGAATCTGCTATGGATTATTTTTAGCAGGTTGGATTGTGCCGTTGATTCCAGCGGCAATTGCGCTATTGGCTTCATCGACAGCGGTGATTGCCGCGATCGCGCATTCTGAAGAAGAATTAAAGCGATCGAAAGAATTTCTCTACCGTGTGATTAATTCGATTCCTGATCCGGTGTTCGTCAAAGATTCACAGCATCGCTGGATCGTGCTGAATGAGGCATACTCGAAACTGCTGGGAAAGCCGATCGAGGAGATTATCGAAAAATCGGATCACGAAGTTTTTCCCGAACATGAAGCGGATGTGTTCTGGCAACAGGATGATCTGGTGTTGAGATATGAAAGTGAACGAGAACACGAAGAAGAATTTACGGATACCAATGGCACAACTTATAAGATTGCGACAAAGCGATCGCTGCATAAAGATGCCGCAGGAAATTTATTTTTAGTCGGTGTGATTCGGGATATTACGCAGCGTAAAACGATCGAAGAAAAACTCAGACAAACCGCTGAAGAACTATCCCAATCAAATGCAGAATTACGCTTATCTCAGGATCGTTTGAACTATATTGCGAATCATGATGCTTTGACCGGATTACCTAATCGAATTCTGCTTTACGAGCGGATTAGTGAAGTCTTAATTACGGCAAAAGCAAGCCATCAAATTTTTGCATTGATGTTTCTTGATTTGGATGGATTCAAGCAGATTAACGATACGTTGGGACATGCGATCGGAGATTTACTTTTACAAGCCGTTGCGAAACGCTTGACCGGATGTTTGAGAACTAGCGATATCGTTGCGCGATTGGGCGGCGATGAGTTTGTCGTATTACTGCCCATCATTCCTGATACGAATAATGTGACCCAAGTTGCCCGAAAAATTCTGAGTACGTTGTCTCAAGCGTTTGCCATCTCAGGAGAAACATTATCGGTGACAACAAGTATCGGAATTGCTTTATTTCCAGAACATGGCAATCAATTAGAGTCATTAATGGAACGCGCAGATGAGGCGATGTATCACGCCAAAAAAACCGGAAAAAATCGGTTTGCATTTGCCGATCAAATTCCGGTTGAACATTTGGAAATCCTGCCCGATCGATAA
- the gshB gene encoding glutathione synthase, translated as MKIAFIIDPIERLDPTHDTSVAFMEAAQQLGHEVWITQANRLSVVQGKAYATLEKVTLVPVTLGENRWIAVDRWFQTELPTFQALETMDAVFMRTDPPVNTAYLYATYILDYIDSTKTKVINSPAGIRAANEKMYALQFTEAIPETIVTQEKRVILQFLEQQGTAVLKPLGGKAGEGILFLQSGDRNLNSMIEISTHQGTLPIMVQTYLPQAKDGDKRIILLNGEPLGAVNRIPTGNEFRGNMAVGGRSAQCDITDREREICAQLAPTLQKDGLYFVGIDVIGGYLTEVNVTSPTGIREIDRLNNTQLAVQVIESIKNLKSE; from the coding sequence GTGAAAATTGCATTTATCATCGATCCGATCGAGCGTCTCGATCCCACTCACGATACGAGCGTGGCATTTATGGAAGCCGCTCAACAGTTGGGTCACGAGGTTTGGATTACCCAAGCCAATCGGCTCAGCGTTGTCCAGGGAAAAGCTTACGCCACCCTCGAAAAAGTGACACTTGTTCCGGTCACACTGGGCGAAAATCGCTGGATCGCAGTCGATCGATGGTTCCAAACCGAGCTACCCACTTTTCAAGCGCTCGAAACGATGGATGCCGTTTTCATGCGGACTGATCCCCCGGTCAATACTGCTTATCTCTACGCGACTTATATTCTCGACTACATTGATTCAACCAAAACTAAGGTGATCAACTCGCCTGCGGGAATTCGGGCAGCCAATGAGAAAATGTATGCGCTGCAATTTACCGAAGCGATTCCAGAAACGATCGTCACTCAAGAAAAGCGCGTTATTCTGCAATTTTTAGAGCAGCAAGGAACCGCAGTCCTCAAACCCCTAGGCGGAAAAGCCGGGGAAGGAATTCTATTCTTGCAGAGCGGCGATCGCAATCTCAATTCGATGATCGAAATCAGTACACATCAAGGCACGTTACCGATCATGGTACAAACTTATCTGCCGCAAGCCAAAGACGGCGATAAGCGAATTATCTTGCTCAACGGCGAACCCCTCGGAGCCGTCAACCGAATTCCGACCGGCAACGAATTTCGCGGCAATATGGCAGTTGGCGGTCGAAGCGCTCAGTGTGACATTACCGATCGCGAACGCGAAATTTGTGCCCAACTTGCCCCCACTTTGCAAAAAGATGGACTTTACTTTGTAGGAATTGATGTGATTGGTGGGTACTTAACTGAGGTCAATGTCACCAGTCCTACGGGTATTCGGGAAATCGATCGACTCAACAATACTCAGTTAGCGGTGCAAGTTATCGAATCGATTAAGAACTTGAAATCTGAGTGA
- the grxC gene encoding glutaredoxin 3 — protein MTPNVEIYTWTTCPFCIRAKALLDRKGIQYTEYCLDGDEPGRAKMAERANGRRSVPQIFINDQHIGGCDDIHALERSGKLDPLLTA, from the coding sequence ATGACCCCAAACGTTGAAATTTACACCTGGACGACTTGCCCGTTCTGTATCCGCGCCAAAGCACTCCTCGATCGTAAAGGCATCCAATACACCGAGTATTGTCTAGACGGAGACGAACCCGGACGCGCAAAAATGGCAGAACGCGCCAACGGTCGCCGCTCTGTGCCGCAAATCTTTATTAATGATCAGCACATCGGCGGCTGTGATGACATTCATGCGTTAGAGCGATCGGGCAAGCTCGATCCGTTACTTACTGCCTAA
- a CDS encoding 2OG-Fe(II) oxygenase — translation MSIYQPAQFVQIQNVLSSRDQLNLLNYVLDRENHFVSTSTSTGEIDYRQSTILYYSEEYEHWIIDKVRSFLPKLLEEWQIVPFSISQIEAQLTAHNDGNYYRIHNDNGSEDAADRTISYVYYFNREPKNYSGGALRIYDLNIENGLYLQAESYQEIQPLNNSIVFFPSHFLHEVLPVICPSRHFADSRFTLNGWIRRVTV, via the coding sequence CCCGCACAATTTGTTCAAATCCAAAATGTTCTATCCTCTCGTGATCAATTGAATCTATTAAATTATGTTCTCGATCGCGAAAATCATTTCGTCTCAACCTCCACATCCACAGGCGAAATTGATTACCGACAATCCACAATTCTCTACTACTCTGAAGAATACGAACATTGGATCATCGATAAGGTAAGATCTTTTCTGCCAAAACTACTAGAAGAATGGCAAATTGTGCCGTTTTCAATCTCTCAAATTGAGGCTCAACTCACCGCACATAATGACGGCAACTACTACAGAATTCATAACGACAACGGCAGTGAAGATGCTGCCGATCGAACGATTTCCTATGTGTATTACTTCAATCGAGAACCCAAGAACTATTCGGGTGGAGCCTTAAGAATTTACGACTTAAACATCGAAAATGGACTGTATTTACAAGCCGAATCCTATCAAGAAATTCAACCGCTCAATAATAGTATTGTCTTCTTCCCAAGCCATTTTCTACACGAAGTCCTGCCCGTCATTTGTCCATCGCGCCACTTTGCCGACAGCCGATTTACCCTCAATGGTTGGATTCGTCGCGTCACAGTGTGA